Proteins encoded together in one Rana temporaria chromosome 6, aRanTem1.1, whole genome shotgun sequence window:
- the LOC120944353 gene encoding E3 ubiquitin-protein ligase TRIM39-like, with protein sequence MASAALGDELSCSLCRNLYTEPVSLRCGHNFCRDCMVTFLDTQRGPGVYFCPECRQEYTECPNLEKNKKLYNIVEYFRSTQPKTEKTKIFCTYCLDSPLPASKTCLHCETSLCEKHLVAHNKSVNHVLIEPTTSFAAIKCPIHKEILKYYCTQENVCICMSCWVAGDHVGHKMVLFNEAYKNRKEKLKDDGVKLTHCRQGIEMRIQNLENHHMKEEKKAAEFTGRVTELFRDIRRYLHGEEKRVLTEVSRQKEKISLSISTLTKELEVRRNKLCETVYDIEECLDITDQMTFLKTNLKSDGISISGDIDSDVSDAGCLDEVMISLVLNRGLHLFTENVKHLKKNQKFLVTKNSDVLLDQDTANRFITISQDLRSATYMGTCQKKLIGPEILCGVQVLSTQSFSAGKHYWEVDVSGAEEWLIGVAAYNIERKAMGPKMPFDINEKCWAIGFNDKSWSLQFFSELIASHNDVHKTIVLDSLVQAMGIYLDYDEGRLSFYQMCDPIRHTFTTTFTEPLYAAFTLPKSGCVRIIP encoded by the coding sequence ATGGCGTCTGCTGCTCTAGGAGACGAGCTGAGCTGTTCCCTCTGCAGGAACCTTTATACGGAGCCGGTGTCACTGAGATGCggacacaacttctgccgggATTGTATGGTGACTTTTCTGGATACACAGAGGGGACCTGGAGTTTATTTCTGCCCAGAATGCAGACAGGAGTACACGGAGTGCCCTAATCTGGAGAAGAACAAGAAACTGTATAACATTGTGGAGTATTTCAGATCTACTCAACCCAAAACAGAAAAGACTAagatcttctgtacatactgcctggACTCCCCACTACCGGCATCCAAGACATGTCTACACTGTGAGACCTCCTTGTGTGAGAAACATCTGGTGGCTCATAATAAGTCGGTGAATCATGTTCTAATTGAACCCACCACGTCCTTTGCCGCCATTAAATGCCCCATACACAAGGAGATCCTGAAATATTACTGTACACAGGAGAATGTTTGTATCTGTATGTCCTGCTGGGTGGCCGGGGACCATGTGGGGCACAAGATGGTACTTTTCAACGAAGCCTACAAGAATAGGAAAGAAAAACTGAAAGACGATGGCGTGAAACTGACCCACTGCAGACAGGGGATTGAGATGAGAATCCAAAATCTGGAAAATCATCacatgaaagaagaaaaaaaagcagcGGAATTCACGGGGAGAGTCACTGAGCTGTTTAGAGACATCAGGAGATATCTGCATGGTGAAGAGAAGAGAGTTCTGACCGAGGTCTCCAGACAGAAGGAGAAGATCTCGCTGTCCATCTCAACTTTGACCAAAGAGCTAGAGGTACGAAGGAACAAGCTGTGCGAGACTGTTTATGACATCGAAGAGTGCCTTGATATTACAGATCAGATGACTTTCTTGAAGACGAATCTAAAAAGTGATGGCATAAGTATTAGTGGTGACATCGACAGTGACGTGAGCGATGCCGGATGCCTGGATGAGGTGATGATCTCGCTGGTGTTAAACAGAGGACTTCACCTATTTACAGAAAATGTAAAGCACCTGAAGAAAAACCAGAAGTTCTTGGTGACCAAAAATTCAGATGTCCTCCTAGATCAAGATACAGCCAATCGTTTCATTACTATATCTCAGGATTTAAGATCAGCTACTTATATGGGGACTTGCCAGAAGAAACTCATTGGCCCGGAGATACTTTGTGGTGTTCAGGTGTTAAGTACACAGAgcttctcagcaggaaaacattACTGGGAGGTGGATGTGAGCGGAGCAGAGGAATGGCTGATCGGGGTAGCTGCCTATAACATAGAGAGGAAGGCCATGGGACCTAAAATGCCTTTTGATATCAATGAAAAGTGCTGGGCTATTGGTTTCAATGACAAGTCATGGTCTTTACAGTTTTTCAGCGAGCTTATAGCTAGTCATAATGATGTACATAAAACCATTGTTTTGGATTCTCTTGTACAAGCTATGGGGATCTATCTGGATTATGATGAGGGACGTCTGTCTTTCTACCAGATGTGTGACCCCATCAGACACActttcaccaccaccttcactgagcccctaTACGCTGCTTTTACGTTGCCCAAAAGTGGCTGTGTCAGGATCATACCCTAA